ACTCGCGGTGTTCTTCCTCCACGACGGCGGGGCGATCGCGTTCTGGGTGTTCGGGCTGCTCCTGTGCCTGTTCGTCGGGCCGGCGCAGTCGGCGAGCCGGACCTTCCTGACCCGGGTGACGCCGGCCGGGCGCGAAGGCGAGGTGTTCGGGCTGTACGCGACGTGCGGGCGGGCGGTGTCGTTCGTGGCGCCGCTGCTGTTCGCGCTGTTCGTCGCGGTCGGCGGGGCGCAGTACTGGGGCATCCTCGGGATCGTGCTCGTGCTGCTGGTGGGGTTGCTGCTGTTGATTCCGGTGCGGTCGCCGCGGTAGGAGTCAGCGAGGCCAGGCCTGGACGAAGCGGGCGAAGAGTTCGGCGAAGGTGCGGGCCTCCTCGGGGGTGAAGGAGGCCAGGGCGGTCTCGACGGCGGAGCGGCGGTGGTCCTGGACCTCTCCGAGCTGTGAGCGCCCGGCGGTGGTCAGCTGGATGAGCGCCCGCCGCGCGTCGGACGGGTCGGGCACGCGCCGCACGAGCCCGCGCTCCACGCCCTCCTGCACGAGCCGGCTCGCGCGCGGCTGATCGACGCCGATCGCGGTGGCGAGGGAGCTGACCGAGAGCTGCCGCCCCTCCGCCTCGGCCGCGGCCAGCGCCTCGAGCATCCGGACGCGGGCGAAGCGGCCGAGCGATCCGTCGCGTCCGCGGCGACCGGGACCGGGGCGGGCGGAGTCGCCGAACGGTCCGGGGAATCCGGCCCACGGGCCGCGCGGGGACCAGGTGTGCGGGTCGAAGCCGTGCGGGGTGGGGTGGGAGTGGCCGTGATGGTCGTGGGGGGCGGTGGCGTTGCGCGCGTCGGTGTCGTCGATGGCGGGGTGGGCGGAGTCGTGGTCGGGACGCTGGTGGTCCGTGTCGCGGTCGCGGGTCTGGTCGGCGCCATCGGTGGGGCCGCTGTGATCCGTGCCGTTGCCGCCGTGGTCGACGCCGTGGTTGGCGCGGCCGTGACCGGGGTAGGCGCCGTGGTCCCACGGCCCGGTCGGGCGGCGGCGCGACTGGTCGCGGCGGACGGCGACCAGTGAGCGCTCGATGAGTGCGACCACGTCCGCTTCGGGCGAACGGTCCTGCTCTTGACGATCCTCAGCCATGCATGTAACTATACATTTACTTGTAACAGTACATAGAAAACGAAGGGAGTCTCCCGATGACGACCATCGACGACTCGAACACCCACGATTCATCCGACACCCCGCCGTACTTCTGGTTCGGCGAGATCAGCGCGCGCCTCCGCGCCCGGACGCGCGACGAGCTCCACGAGCTCGACCTCGGCCGCCGGGGCTGGCGCGTGCTGCACACCCTCGCGGACGGCCCGGCCACCGCCGACGAGCTCTACGCCTCCCTCCCGCACCGCGGGCGCCGCGGCGGACGCCCATTCGGAGGCCAGCCCACGGACGCCGGACGTCCTGACGCGGCGGACGCGCCTTCCGACGAGCAGACCCACGCGGCCGCTGGTCCTCGGGAATGGCGCGGCCGCCCCGACTGGATGCGGCGCGAATGGGAGCGCCGCCAGCAGATGTACCGCGCGTGGATGGAGCACGACAACTCCCGCGTGCAGGACGGGCCGCACGACCACGACGGGCACGACCACGACCACGGCGCGCACGACCACGGACCCGACCACACCGGCCACACACACGACCAGAGCGAAGCCGACTCCTATGGGCCCGACCGCGGCGCCCACGCGCACGGCGACGAGCACCAGGGGCACGACCACGACCACCAGGGGCACGACCACCACCAGGAGCACGAGCACGGCGACCACTCCCACCACCCGCATCCCGACCACCACGGCGCCGAGCAGGCGTTCGAGCGCGGCTTCGAGCGCGGCTTCGTCCGCGGCGTCGAGCGTGCGCACGCCGGGCACGGCTTCGGTCCCGGCGGATCCGGGCATGGCTGGCCCGGGTACGGCGGCTTCGGCCCGGCCGCTACGGTCGCGGCTTCGGCCCCGGCCGGTTCGGTCCCGACGCGTGGGGGCACGAGCACGCAGGGCACGGCCGTCCGCCGTTCGCCGGCCGGCACGGTTTCGAGGGGCGTTGCCGCGGCGGCGTGGACCGCATCCTCGCGGACTTCGTCGAGCGCGGCTGGGTCTGGTTCGACGGGGATCGCGCGACGCTGACCGACGAGGGACGCGCCGCGCACGACGCCGCGGCCGAGCACATCCGCACGGCGCGGGCGACGGTGTCCGAGGGCATCGACCCCGCCGACCTCGCCACCACGCTCGCCACCCTCGAGGCGATGGCGCGCAATCTCGGCTGGACGCCGCGCGCGGAGGAGGCCGAGGAGACCACCACCGCCCCCGACTCCCAACAGGGCACCGACCCGGAAGTGGGCACCGACGCCGATTGAGGCGCCGGCAGACTCCGAGGGGGCGCGACCACCGGCCGCGCCCCCTCGCCGCACCCCTTTCCCCCGCCCCGCCCGCGCCTAGGATGGACGCATGACGTCACCGCGCGAAGAGGTCGTCCTGCTCGCGGAGGACGGCACCCCGATCGGGACCGCGGACAAGGCGACCGTCCACACCACGGACACGCCCCTCCACCTGGCCTTCTCCTGCCACCTCTTCGACGGCGAGGGCCGCATCCTCGTGACCCGCCGCGCGCTGAGCAAGGCGACCTGGCCTGGCGTCTGGACCAACTCGTTCTGCGGGCATCCGGCTCCTGGCGAGTCCATGGAGGCCGCGATCGCGCGCCGCGCGGCCGACGAGCTCGGCACCTCGGTGGAGAACCTCGTGCCGGTCATCCCCGACTTCCAGTACCGCGCCACCGACGCCGCCGGCATCGTCGAGTACGAGGTCTGCCCGGTGTTCACGGCGACGATCGCCGCCGACCTGAACCCGTCCGCCGACGAAGTCGCCGAATGGGAGTGGGTCGACCCGCGTGCGCTGCTGGCGGCGGTGGAGGCCACGCCGTGGGCGTTCAGCCCCTGGCTGACCCTCCAGTTGCCCGCTCTCTACGCCGACGACGCACCCGAAGCTTCAGGCCAGCTGTGAGTCTGACTCACTATTTTCCACCTGTGTAATCGACTGTGGATAACTCGCGGAGCGTATGCCGCGAAGCGAATCCATTCGGAGACGAAGCAGTTCGCCGAGGTATCAGTTGCGGGACCGCACAGCCGCGGCGCACGACGGATCAGCCCGTGCGCACCGCGTCGACGTGCTGCTCCAGCCACCAGGTGCGGCCCTCGTCGTTCGAGACCCAGCCGTCCCACTCGAACGACTCGGCGGTGATCTTCGAGAAGTTCCAGCGGATCGGCCGGCCGTCGGTCTGGGTGCCGTCCTGCCGGATGCCGTCGCGGCGATGCGGTGTGGCGACCAGCGTGCAGAAGTCGCCGGCCGCGGCGCCGAACCAGCTCACCCGCCACGCGCCGAGCGTCGAGTCGTAGACGCGCACGGTCGAGCCGTGGGCGGCGAGGGACTCGGGATGCTCGGGGTCGCGCGCCACCAGCACGTCCTGCACGGCCCGGCCGCCGAGCGTGTACGCGAACACCCACTCCTCGACCCGTTCCGTCCACGCACCCGAGGCCTCGTCCAGGAAGCGGACGTCGGCCCGCCAGCTCCCGACGAGCTGCCCGAACAGGTGCATCCGTTGCGGACGCTCCGGCGTCGGCTCGGCCGCGATCAGGGCTCGCGCGAAAAGGGAATCGGTCGACTCGCTCATGGGCAGCCCTCTCGGGTCGGGGACTAGGAGGACGGGCGTCCGGCTTCGGTCGCGGACACGTCGGTCCGGTGGAAGTTGAGGTACGAACGTGAGGCAGTCGGTCCGCGCTGGCCCTGGTACCGCGAGCTGTACTCGGCCGAGCCGTACGGCTTCTCGGCCGCGGACGACAGCCGGAAGAAGCACATCTGGCCGATCTTCATCCCCGGCCACAGCTTGATCGGCAGCGTCGCGACGTTGCTCAGCTCCAGGGTCACGTGCCCGGAGAAGCCGGGGTCGATGAACCCCGCCGTGGAGTGGGTGAGGAGGCCGAGCCGCCCGAGCGAGCTCTTGCCCTCCAGCCGCGCGGCAACGTCGTCGGGCAGACTCACCAGCTCGAACGTGGACCCGAGCACGAACTCGCCCGGGTGCAGGATGAATGCCTGGTCGGGGTCCACCTCGACGAACCGGGTCAGCTCCGGCTGGTCGATCGCGGGGTCGATGTACGGGTACTTGTGGTTGTCGAACAGGCGGAAGAAGCGGTCGAGCCGGACGTCGATGCTCGACGGCTGGACCATCGCCGGCTCGTACGGCTCCAGCGCGATCCGCCCGGCACCCAGTTCGGACTTGATATCACGATCGGAGAGAAGCACGCGCCCAGCCTATCGGGTGCGCGGGCACCGGCATCGGGGGTTACGCCGGAGGTCGGACGCTCACAGCCGCAGGCCGCCCTCCAGGAACGAGAACGCCCGGTCCACGAGCACAGCCAGCTCCGCATCCGGGTCGTCGGCGAGCTCCGAGAGCACCGCGAACATGCTGCCGATGATGGCGCCCGCGAGGGTGCGGACGGCGAAGTCGTCGCGCGGGCGGCCGGCACGGTCGGCGATCGCCTCGGAGATCAGGAGCATCGACTGCGAGAGCTGGTCGAGGATCGCGCCGCGCAGCGCGGGGACGTCGAGGACGAGGGGCGGAGAGCTCCTTGGGGTAGGCGGACTCGAACCCGTCCAGGCCGATCTGGTCGATCGCGCGGAGGGCGCGCTCGCGCCGCGCCTCGGGGCGGACGCCCTTGGCCTCCAGCCCGAGCTCGACGTTCTCGAGCACGGTCAGCCACGGAAGCAGCGCGAACGACTGGAAGACCAGCGCCGTGCCCGGGTTGGCGCCGTTGAGCACCCCACCCTTGAACGAGACGGTTCCGGCGGTCGGTGCGATCAGCCCGGCGATGCAGCGCAGCAGCGTGCTCTTGCCGGAGCCGGAGCGGCCGAGGAGGGCGACGATCTCGCCCTGGTGGATGGTGAGCGTGACGCCGGAGAGCACGGTCTTCTCGCCGCCGTCGGTGGCGAACGACTTGGTGACGTCGCGGACGTCGATGAGTGCGGTGTTCGTGGTGATCATGATGGGAGCCCCCTCACGGGCGGAAAGTCACAGGCTGAAGCGCTTCTCGGCGACCGCGTAGAGCCGTCGCCAGAACAGGCGGTTGAGTCCGACGACGAAGACGGACATGACGATGACGCCGACGAGCACGCGTGCCATGTCGCCGGTCTGGGTGGCGTCGGCGATGTACGCGCCGAGGCCAGTCGCGGTGTAGGTGTGGTGGTTGTACGTGACGACCTCGGCGACGATGGACGCGTTCCACGCTCCGCCCGCCGCGGTGATGCCGCCGGTGACGTAGGCCGGGAAGATCGCCGGGAGGATCAGCCTCCGCCAGCGCTGCACGCGGCCCACCCCGAAGCTGTCCATCGCCTGCCGCAGGTCGGTCGGGATGGCACTGGCCCCGGCGATGACGTTGAACAGGATGTACCACTGCGACCCGAGCGCCATCAGGAGGATGCCGCCGTAGTCGAGCGGGATGCTCGTCGCCACGAAGAACGCGATCGCGAACGGGAACAGGAAGTTCGCCGGGAAGCTCGCCAGCAGCTGCACGACCGGCTGGGCCAGCCGGCTGATCCGCGGGTTCATGCCGATCCACACGCCGATAGGCACCCAGACGATGGTCGCGAACAGCAGGATGACGACGACGCGCGCCATCGTGACCGCGCCGAGCCCGAACGCCTCCAGGAACGCGCCCATCCCCAGCGAGTGCTGGATGAACAGGTAGGAGGCGATGGCGCCCACGACGATCGCGGCGACGACGAGCACGGTCACGACCACGTCCAGCGTGCGCTTGCGCACCTCCGGCACCCGCAGGGGATGCTCGGCCAGCCCGAACGGCCGGGTCGCCTTCTCGAGCCCGCGCCCGATCGGGGCGAACCCGCGCTCCACGACGCGCGGCAGCCAGGACCGGCTGATCACGTCGAGGACGACGCTGCGCGGCCGGTCGGTGGGCGCGGTGTCCTCCTGGCGGAAGCGCTCGGCCCAGGCGACCAGCGGACGCCAGAACAGGAAGTTCACCCCGAGGACCATGACCGCCATCGTGACGATCGCCCAGCCGACCCGGTCGAGCTGGCCGGCCTCCACCGCCGAGGCGACGTAGGCGCCGACGCCGGGCAGCGCGAAGCTGTGGTTGTTGACCGTGATCGCCTCGGAGGCCGCCAGGAAGAACCAGGCGCCGCCGAAGCTCATCATGCCGTTCCAGACCAGCGGGATCATCCCGGACGGGACGTCGAGCTTCCAGAACCGCTGCCACTTCGTCAGCCGCATCAGCCGGGCGGCTTCGTCGAGGTCGCGGGGCTGGCTGGTCAGCGACGCGTAGAACGAGAAGGTCATGTTCCACACCTGCGAGGTGAAGATCGCGAACACCGCGGCCGACTCCAGCCCCAGCGTGGAGCCGGGGAACAGCGCGATGAACCCGGTGACGGTCACCGACAGGAAGCCGAGGATCGGGACGGACTGCAGGATGTCGAGCGCCGGCAGGATCACCTTCTCCGCGCGCGGCAGCCGGGCGGCGGCCGTCGCGATGACGAAGGTGAACACCAGCGATGCGGCGAGCGCAGCGAACATCCGCAGCAGCGAGCGCAGCGCGTAGTACGGCAGCAGCGCCGGGTTCGTGTCGATGGACGACGGCACCTCGGCCAGCCGCACGGGCGCGGAGGCGCCGGCGGTCGCCTGGATCAGCAGGTAGAAGAGGACGACGATCGCGACGGCGACCAGGACGTCGATCCAGCGGAAGCGGACACGGCGGAGCGTGCCGGCGCCGGGGACGGTGCGGAGAAGAGGCATGACAGGACCTCCCTGAGTCGAAGGGCAGACAGGAGACGAAGGGCGTCGCCTGCCGCGCGGGACTCAGCGGCCGCCGGGCGTGGAATGCGGGGAGGCCGTGGTCGCGGGAGCGCAGCAGGGACGGAACGGACTATGGTCGTCGCTCACGGCGGATCACCTCCTCGCACTCACGGCAGGCGTGCGCCAGGCTCCACCCCCGGCCGCGTGCGCGTTCGGGGGCGAGACTCCCACGTAAGAGCTTCGGCACTGCACGACGTATCCCCTGCTGGGGAAGCCACTTGGGGTCACCCCTTAAGCCGGGGAGACCTGTCCTGATCTTGGGCGTCTCTCGACGTCGTGAGATCAGTGGCCTGTGTTCGCGCAGAAGCCTCACCTAACGAAGTTCTGCCTCAAGAACGGTAGCAGAGGATCGCGCGTGGGAGCGCAGACCCTTACGGAACCCTCACGGCGCGAGGAACAATCGCAGAAAGTCTTTTGCAGAATCTTTTCTGCGATTACACTTCCGAGTATGACCGACGAGCCGGAACCGTTCCCGGAGCTCGATCCCGCCCAGGATGTGCTGCTCAGCCCCTCCGCCATGCGCGGGCTGGTCAACCCGCTGAGACTGCGGCTGCTCGACCTCCTCCAGGCCGACGGCCCCTCCACCGCGACCGAGCTCGGCCGGCGCGTGGGCCAGTCCACCGGCGTCACCAGCTATCACCTGCGCGTGCTCGCCCAGCACGGCTTCATCGTGGAGGACGCCGAGCGCGGCAACGACCGCGACCGCTGGTGGCGCGCGGTGCACCGGTCGACGTCCTTCTCGTTCCGCGTGCCCGGCGTCGCCGCCACCGCGGAGACCGTCGACCAGGCCGTGCAGTTCGTGCGGCTCAACGCCGAGGAGTCGCACCGGCGCGTGCTGGCCTGGGTGGACACCCTGTCCAGCCAGGTGGAGGAGCTGCCGGAGCTGCCGTGGACCGTCAGCGACTGGCCGCTCACCCTCACCGTCGAGCAGGCGCGGGAGGTCACGGCGACCGTGCGTGAGCTGGTGTCGCGGTTCCGGCGCGAGCCGGGGGCGGAGGCCGGCGACGGAGTCCGGGTGCACGCGCAGTTCCAGCTCTTCCCGGAGCCATGAGCGACACCGCCCGCCGCGCTCCCCTGCTCGGGCTGATCGGCGCGTACTTGGTCTCCGGCGCCGGCACGGCGCTGTCGGCCATCGCCATCCCGTGGCTCGTGCTCGTCACGACCGGCAGCGCGGTCGCCACCGGCCTGGTCGGGTTCGCGGAGATGGCGCCGTACGTGCTGCTGCAGGCGACGGCCGGGCCACTGGTCGACCGGATCGGCCTGCGCCGCACCTTCCTGATCGGCAACCTCGTGGCCGCGGCTGCGGTGTTCGCAGTGTTCCTGCTCGGGGCGCTGGACGACCTCCCGCTCGGCGCGCTGGTGGCGCTGGTCGCGGTGGCCGGCGCCGTGCGCGGCGCTGCGGACGCGGCCTCCACGCCGATGATCCCCCCGCTGGCGCGGCTGGCCCACTGGAGCGACGAGCGCGCGGTCGGGCTCTACTCGGGCGCCAACCGCGCGGCGCTGCTGATCGGGATGCCGCTCGCCGGCGTGCTGGTCGCGCTGGTCGGCCCGGCGGTCACGATCCTGATCGACAGCCTGAGCTTCCTCTGCGCGGTCGTGGTGGTGGCCGCGACGGTGCCGCGCGTCCGGCCGGAGTCGGAGATGCCCACCGTTGCACCGCGGCTCGGCCCGCGCGCCTACTTCGCCGAGCTGCGGGAGGGGCTGCGCTTCCTCCGCGCCGACCGCCTCCTCCTCAGCCTCATGGCGTTGATCGTGCTCACGAACCTGCTCGACCAGGCGATGAGCGCGGTGTTCCTCCCGGTCTGGGCGCACGACCGGGTGCACGACGCGGTCGCGTTCGGGGTGGTCGGCGGCGCCTCCGGGTTCGGGATGCTCGCCGGCGTGCTGCTCACCGCGTGGCTGGGCCGGCGGCTCCCGCGCTGGCTGACCTTCGCCTGCTGCACCCTCCTGGCATCGGCACCGCCGTTCTTCGCGGTAGCGGGCTGGACCTCCGTCGTCGCGGTCGCCGCGGTGTTCTTCGTGTGCGGCGTCTTCGGCGGCGTCCCGAACCCGATCATCGGGGCGGTGCAGTACGAGCGGGTCCCCGCGCTGCTGCAGACCCGCGTGCTCGGGGCGATGAAGGCGAGCGCCTATCTGGGCGTGCCGTTCGGGTCGCTGCTCGGCGGCCTCCTCGCGCAGGGCGTCGGACTCACCTGGGCGTGCGTCTGTGCGGGCGTGGCGATGCTGCTCGCGACCGTCGCTCCGCTGGTGTTCCCGGTCTGGCGGCAGCTGGACCGCTTGCCCCTCCCGGTCGCCGGTTAGCGCCGTCAGGCGCCGGCCCCAGTCGGCCGAACTCGCCACCCCCGGTCTTGGGTCGCCCGACACACTCTGATCCACTCGGGCTCCTTCGATGTAGCCAAATGGCTTCGACGCGGCCAGCACCCCCGCGTGCCGGCTCACCTTGATAAGCGCATCGCAGCCCCTTCTGGTCAGGCTCGACAGTCCCGACAGCAATGAAGCATGGCTTGGGCATCGCTCATTTCGAAGTCCACATCGAAGCTCCCGATGGCTGATCGTGAGCAATATCGCCGTTCGGCATGTAGAAGTAGAAATACACGTAACGAACCGAGCTGATGTGAAGGGAAGTCGAATGCCTCTTTCTGTTTTCGAGGCCCTTCAGGATGTTGCCGTCTCAGATTCGACCCGAGGGGTTTGGGCGGACGGTCGATGGCGCAGCTGGAAGGCGTGCAAGGTAGCGGCAGACGAGGCGAGCATGAATCTGTCGCAAGCTGGGATTCGTCGAGGTCATATCGTGGCTGTTCAGCTTCCCAACAGCTGGGCGATGGTCGTGATCGCGGCCGCCCTGTCGAAGCTTGGGGCGAGCCTTCTTCCCATCCACATGTCGCTCGGCACCCTTGAAGCAGTCGCACTTCTCACCCAGGTCGAGCCTGCCCTGTTTATCGGCGCCTCCACCTACAGGGGAACCGACCGCCGCGCCGACGTCTCCAAGATGGCGCACGCTGTTCCCGACATGAGAACGATCGCTCTAGACGATCTCGACAAGGTGCCCGCACTGTGCGTCCCGGCTTTATCGGACGTAGGCGCTTGGACAGATACTCCGGGTACGGCGATTCTCCTCGTATCATCAGGGACCACATCCACTCGCCCCCGGATTTGCGTTCATTCGGAAACCTCACTCCTGCTCAACGCACGCTCAGTCGCGCGAGATGCTGGGCATGCTTCAACGGATGTCTTTCTCGCAGGCGGACAACTCAGTCATGCGTTCGGCCTGCTATCCCTCCACCTAGCCCTGGTAACTGGAGGATCGCTCGGGTTGTTCACGGAGTGGGGCCCGGAAGCGTTCCTCTCCACCATCGAAGGGTGCGAGGCAACGAGACTTCTCGCCGTCCCCACCCAGCTGAATGACCTGTTGGAAACTGCACGTCGGAACGACATTGATCTCGCGGCGACGACCCTGAGGGAGGTCCGGACCGGTGGCGCCTCTGTCTCTCGCCCGCTTTGTGAGGCGATCCGATCCCGCACGGGTGCCGAAGTTGTCGTCCAGTGGGGAATGACGGAGATTGGCGCCGGGGCGGTGTTGCGGTTCGGCGATTCTGAGCCTGACGACCTCTACGTGACCCCGCTTCCGGGATCGCGAGCACGGGTCGCGGCCGGAGCTAACGAGGAGCTCCGACTCGGTGAGCTCGAGTTCTCCAGCCCTTGGATTGCAGTCGGATATCTCGGCGCCGGCCGACAGATCGAGAGCTGCGAGCTGACTCCGGATGGATGGCTTCGGACCGGTGACCTTGCTCAGCGACGAGGAGACAGCTTCGCTCTCGAGGGCAGG
This genomic stretch from Leifsonia sp. EB41 harbors:
- the idi gene encoding isopentenyl-diphosphate Delta-isomerase codes for the protein MTSPREEVVLLAEDGTPIGTADKATVHTTDTPLHLAFSCHLFDGEGRILVTRRALSKATWPGVWTNSFCGHPAPGESMEAAIARRAADELGTSVENLVPVIPDFQYRATDAAGIVEYEVCPVFTATIAADLNPSADEVAEWEWVDPRALLAAVEATPWAFSPWLTLQLPALYADDAPEASGQL
- a CDS encoding ABC transporter permease, with product MPLLRTVPGAGTLRRVRFRWIDVLVAVAIVVLFYLLIQATAGASAPVRLAEVPSSIDTNPALLPYYALRSLLRMFAALAASLVFTFVIATAAARLPRAEKVILPALDILQSVPILGFLSVTVTGFIALFPGSTLGLESAAVFAIFTSQVWNMTFSFYASLTSQPRDLDEAARLMRLTKWQRFWKLDVPSGMIPLVWNGMMSFGGAWFFLAASEAITVNNHSFALPGVGAYVASAVEAGQLDRVGWAIVTMAVMVLGVNFLFWRPLVAWAERFRQEDTAPTDRPRSVVLDVISRSWLPRVVERGFAPIGRGLEKATRPFGLAEHPLRVPEVRKRTLDVVVTVLVVAAIVVGAIASYLFIQHSLGMGAFLEAFGLGAVTMARVVVILLFATIVWVPIGVWIGMNPRISRLAQPVVQLLASFPANFLFPFAIAFFVATSIPLDYGGILLMALGSQWYILFNVIAGASAIPTDLRQAMDSFGVGRVQRWRRLILPAIFPAYVTGGITAAGGAWNASIVAEVVTYNHHTYTATGLGAYIADATQTGDMARVLVGVIVMSVFVVGLNRLFWRRLYAVAEKRFSL
- a CDS encoding helix-turn-helix domain-containing protein codes for the protein MTDEPEPFPELDPAQDVLLSPSAMRGLVNPLRLRLLDLLQADGPSTATELGRRVGQSTGVTSYHLRVLAQHGFIVEDAERGNDRDRWWRAVHRSTSFSFRVPGVAATAETVDQAVQFVRLNAEESHRRVLAWVDTLSSQVEELPELPWTVSDWPLTLTVEQAREVTATVRELVSRFRREPGAEAGDGVRVHAQFQLFPEP
- a CDS encoding MFS transporter, which encodes MSDTARRAPLLGLIGAYLVSGAGTALSAIAIPWLVLVTTGSAVATGLVGFAEMAPYVLLQATAGPLVDRIGLRRTFLIGNLVAAAAVFAVFLLGALDDLPLGALVALVAVAGAVRGAADAASTPMIPPLARLAHWSDERAVGLYSGANRAALLIGMPLAGVLVALVGPAVTILIDSLSFLCAVVVVAATVPRVRPESEMPTVAPRLGPRAYFAELREGLRFLRADRLLLSLMALIVLTNLLDQAMSAVFLPVWAHDRVHDAVAFGVVGGASGFGMLAGVLLTAWLGRRLPRWLTFACCTLLASAPPFFAVAGWTSVVAVAAVFFVCGVFGGVPNPIIGAVQYERVPALLQTRVLGAMKASAYLGVPFGSLLGGLLAQGVGLTWACVCAGVAMLLATVAPLVFPVWRQLDRLPLPVAG
- the dcd gene encoding dCTP deaminase, which produces MLLSDRDIKSELGAGRIALEPYEPAMVQPSSIDVRLDRFFRLFDNHKYPYIDPAIDQPELTRFVEVDPDQAFILHPGEFVLGSTFELVSLPDDVAARLEGKSSLGRLGLLTHSTAGFIDPGFSGHVTLELSNVATLPIKLWPGMKIGQMCFFRLSSAAEKPYGSAEYSSRYQGQRGPTASRSYLNFHRTDVSATEAGRPSS
- a CDS encoding MarR family transcriptional regulator, which encodes MAEDRQEQDRSPEADVVALIERSLVAVRRDQSRRRPTGPWDHGAYPGHGRANHGVDHGGNGTDHSGPTDGADQTRDRDTDHQRPDHDSAHPAIDDTDARNATAPHDHHGHSHPTPHGFDPHTWSPRGPWAGFPGPFGDSARPGPGRRGRDGSLGRFARVRMLEALAAAEAEGRQLSVSSLATAIGVDQPRASRLVQEGVERGLVRRVPDPSDARRALIQLTTAGRSQLGEVQDHRRSAVETALASFTPEEARTFAELFARFVQAWPR
- a CDS encoding class I adenylate-forming enzyme family protein, producing the protein MPLSVFEALQDVAVSDSTRGVWADGRWRSWKACKVAADEASMNLSQAGIRRGHIVAVQLPNSWAMVVIAAALSKLGASLLPIHMSLGTLEAVALLTQVEPALFIGASTYRGTDRRADVSKMAHAVPDMRTIALDDLDKVPALCVPALSDVGAWTDTPGTAILLVSSGTTSTRPRICVHSETSLLLNARSVARDAGHASTDVFLAGGQLSHAFGLLSLHLALVTGGSLGLFTEWGPEAFLSTIEGCEATRLLAVPTQLNDLLETARRNDIDLAATTLREVRTGGASVSRPLCEAIRSRTGAEVVVQWGMTEIGAGAVLRFGDSEPDDLYVTPLPGSRARVAAGANEELRLGELEFSSPWIAVGYLGAGRQIESCELTPDGWLRTGDLAQRRGDSFALEGRRDDRINRGGLKFSAVEIEQHLTDMPELCAIAIVAKQDERLGERAILFATHREVATAVTLQDVVTHLANKGVAKYKFPEELFILESLPMTPSGKIAKGELRAKLATIHASEFRPSTTARSET